The Blattabacterium cuenoti sequence AAGGGTTTTCTCTCACAGGAAATAAAGCTTCGATCCAATGATCGGAAAAATATGATAAATCATAAAAAAATACTTGTCCTAATCTAGCTCCTAGAATAGTCCCTAAAACCGTGTATATCAATAGAGGATCTAAATATTTATGATGAATATTCTCAATTCTATAAATATATTTCATTACATACCATCCAACTAAGAAAGAAATAACAAACATTAAACTATAAATATGAATAGATATTCCCTTCCATAAAACAAATTTTGTAATTGGATCCCAATTAATATATTCTAACATAATTGTGAATTTAATTTTATTTTTTATTTAATAGGATCATATCCTGATTTACCCCATGGATGACACCGAATAATTCTTTTAAAAATTATTAAAATAGCTCTACATAGACTATATCTCGTTAAAGATTGAATCATATAATCCGAACAGCTAGGGATATATCTACAATGTTTTCCTATCCATGGGGATATTCCAATTTGATAAAATTGAACAATTTTTAAGAGTAAAATATTGAATATTTTCATACGTTACTTTTTTTTATGTTTCTGATAAAAAATCAGATACTTCTCTGTAAAAATCTATAGGATTATCCACATGAATCCAATGATTTGCTTTTTCTATAAGAACAATTTTTGCATTTGTAAAAAGTTTCTGTATGCGAAAAAAGTCTTGAGGGATAAGATAATCCGAATATTCTCCACGTAAAAAAAGAGCAGGATTATCAAAATTTCCTCCTTTGATTTCCTGTTGAATTAAATAGGAATAATTATTTTCAATTCCTCGCAAGAAAAAACGAAACGCTAATTTTTCGTCTTTTTTTCTATAAGTACATTTAGAAAAGAAGGACCGAATTTCTGGAGAAGAAATAAAATGTTTTAGAAAAGAATCAAGATCTTTTCTTGTTTTAAGAATATCAAAATCCACGTTTTTCAACACTTGAATAATTTTTTTATGATAAGTGGAAGAATAGGACCTAGGACCTATATCTACAATGATAATCTTTTTAGGAATTGATGGATAATTTATAGAAAATTTCATAACAGCTCTCCCTCCCATAGAATGACCTATCAATATAGGATGAATGATATGATAATAATTAATATATTTTAATATATCTTCTGATATAAGATCATAATCCATTTTTTCGGAAATAAAGCTTTTTCCGTGATTTCTAATATCTAACAAATGTACTTGATATGTTTGAGAAAATTTTTCTGCAAAAGAAATCCAATTGTCTCCACTTCCAAATAAACCATGAAAAACCAAAATAGGCATTCCTTTTCCTAAAATTCTAGAATGTAATATCATATTTGACTATTTTCATACGCTTTATAAATACGTTTTAAATAAGTTTGAATAGTATTTTCTAATCCCATATAAAGAGAATCACTAATTAAAGCCTGTCCTATAGATACTTCTACAATTGAAGGTATATTTTCAATTAAAAAAGAGATATTTTCTAAATTTAAATCATGTCCTGCGTTAACTGACAAATGATAATTGATAGCCTCTTTGGAGGTTATAATATAAGGATCAATACAATTC is a genomic window containing:
- the yidD gene encoding membrane protein insertion efficiency factor YidD, whose protein sequence is MKIFNILLLKIVQFYQIGISPWIGKHCRYIPSCSDYMIQSLTRYSLCRAILIIFKRIIRCHPWGKSGYDPIK
- a CDS encoding alpha/beta fold hydrolase; translated protein: MILHSRILGKGMPILVFHGLFGSGDNWISFAEKFSQTYQVHLLDIRNHGKSFISEKMDYDLISEDILKYINYYHIIHPILIGHSMGGRAVMKFSINYPSIPKKIIIVDIGPRSYSSTYHKKIIQVLKNVDFDILKTRKDLDSFLKHFISSPEIRSFFSKCTYRKKDEKLAFRFFLRGIENNYSYLIQQEIKGGNFDNPALFLRGEYSDYLIPQDFFRIQKLFTNAKIVLIEKANHWIHVDNPIDFYREVSDFLSET